A window from Actimicrobium sp. CCC2.4 encodes these proteins:
- a CDS encoding HesB/IscA family protein — protein sequence MTISLSTTAVTKIRAQIQKNGKGFGVRLGVKTVGCSGLAYTLDYVDGVKEGDKLFGSGTVNIVVDAASLPMLDGSHVDFVKEGFNDVLKITNPNAESECGCGESFNLKKPDPIA from the coding sequence ATGACTATTTCTCTATCCACGACAGCAGTGACAAAAATCCGTGCCCAGATTCAAAAAAATGGCAAAGGTTTCGGCGTGCGACTCGGGGTCAAGACAGTTGGTTGCTCCGGCCTCGCCTACACCCTTGACTATGTCGATGGCGTCAAAGAAGGCGACAAATTATTCGGTTCGGGAACAGTCAACATCGTGGTCGATGCCGCCAGTCTGCCGATGCTCGACGGCTCTCATGTCGACTTCGTTAAAGAGGGCTTTAACGACGTACTAAAAATCACCAACCCGAATGCCGAGAGCGAATGCGGTTGCGGCGAGAGTTTCAATCTGAAGAAACCGGATCCAATCGCCTGA
- a CDS encoding efflux RND transporter periplasmic adaptor subunit has translation MDTPATLPPATRKKPARRTILIGSLIALLAVAAVGGVAWYLTHRDPAAQGAGGRSGGRPSTTVGVATATAADMPVILDALGTVMPAASVTVRPQVGGVLQQILFREGETVRAGQVLATIDPRQFELVLMQASGQRQRDEAQLASARVTLERFKTLLAQDSIARQEVDTQQALVKQLEGTVLSDRATEGTARLNLGYSKITAPIAGRVGLRAVDAGNVVNPGDAAGIVVITQLTPIDVQFAVPQDRVTDVLERSAGKAELAVTVFDRTRVTLLGTGRFSTLDNLIDVQTGTVKAKARFPNDKMTLFPNQFVNVRLQLRTITGAVTIPVTALRHGSKGDFVYVLNSDRTAGMRLVTRGQADVDKVEITSGLKLGERVVTEGGDRLSDGAAVSLPGDKPGGKGKRNGAAGATGAAGAKPVPAGEPRRRPQPAAAP, from the coding sequence ATGGATACACCTGCAACGCTGCCCCCGGCTACCCGCAAAAAACCTGCCCGCCGGACCATACTGATCGGTAGCCTGATCGCGCTATTGGCAGTGGCCGCCGTGGGTGGCGTGGCGTGGTATCTGACGCATCGGGATCCGGCGGCGCAGGGGGCCGGCGGGCGCAGCGGCGGGCGGCCCAGCACGACGGTTGGCGTGGCCACGGCGACAGCGGCCGACATGCCGGTGATACTCGATGCACTCGGCACGGTCATGCCGGCGGCGTCGGTGACGGTGCGCCCGCAAGTCGGCGGCGTGCTGCAGCAAATCCTGTTCCGCGAAGGCGAAACGGTACGCGCCGGCCAGGTGCTGGCGACCATCGATCCGCGCCAGTTCGAGCTGGTGCTGATGCAGGCCTCGGGCCAGCGTCAGCGCGATGAAGCGCAACTCGCCAGCGCCAGGGTCACGCTGGAGCGCTTCAAGACCTTGCTTGCGCAAGATTCAATTGCACGTCAGGAAGTCGATACCCAGCAGGCACTGGTCAAACAGCTCGAGGGCACGGTGCTGTCCGATCGCGCCACCGAAGGCACCGCCAGGCTTAATCTGGGCTATAGCAAAATCACCGCGCCGATTGCCGGACGGGTTGGCTTGCGCGCCGTCGATGCCGGCAATGTCGTCAATCCCGGCGATGCCGCCGGCATCGTCGTGATCACGCAGCTCACGCCCATCGATGTGCAGTTTGCGGTACCGCAGGACCGCGTGACCGACGTGCTCGAGCGTTCAGCCGGGAAGGCCGAACTGGCAGTCACGGTATTCGATCGCACCCGCGTGACCTTGCTGGGGACCGGACGTTTTTCAACGCTGGATAACCTCATTGATGTGCAGACCGGCACCGTCAAGGCCAAGGCGCGTTTTCCGAATGACAAAATGACGCTGTTCCCGAATCAGTTCGTCAATGTGCGCTTGCAGTTGCGCACCATTACCGGCGCGGTAACGATTCCGGTGACGGCGCTGCGGCACGGCAGCAAGGGCGATTTTGTGTATGTCCTCAATAGCGACCGGACTGCCGGCATGCGCCTGGTCACGCGCGGCCAGGCCGATGTCGACAAGGTTGAAATCACGTCCGGCCTGAAGCTGGGCGAGCGCGTTGTCACCGAAGGCGGCGACCGCCTGAGTGATGGTGCCGCGGTCTCGCTCCCGGGTGACAAGCCGGGCGGCAAGGGCAAGCGTAACGGGGCAGCCGGTGCCACGGGAGCGGCCGGTGCCAAGCCGGTGCCGGCCGGCGAGCCGCGCCGGCGTCCGCAGCCAGCCGCCGCACCATGA